The Impatiens glandulifera chromosome 3, dImpGla2.1, whole genome shotgun sequence genome contains a region encoding:
- the LOC124931837 gene encoding protein DCL, chloroplastic-like: MALTSSPIIISLFNRDPSHLYFSFPSGRFQLWNCNLNRQSSSSSGAGIRSSRGEKDSAHRPSSDFLRKPAAVIESVVKEILHQEENEDGDDNESGRSSGEEGWIDWEDQILENTAPLVGFVRMVLHSGKYESGDRLSEEHEKTILEKLLPYHPECEKKIGCGVDYITVGYHPNFESSRCLFIARKDGEIVDFSYWKCMKGLIRKKYPLYADSFILRHFRHPNSQQK; encoded by the exons ATGGCTTTAACTTCTTCTCCAATAATAATATCTCTTTTCAATCGAGATCCTTCTCATCTTTATTTCTCTTTCCCTTCCGGTCGCTTTCAACTATGGAATTGCAACCTCAACCGACAATCTTCTTCTAGCTCCGGAGCTGGAATCAGGAGCAGCAGAGGGGAGAAGGATTCAGCCCACAGACCCTCATCAGATTTTCTTCGGAAACCAGCCGCAGTCATTGAGTCAGTGGTGAAGGAGATACTACATCAGGAAGAAAATGAGGATGGTGATGATAATGAGAGTGGAAGAAGTAGTGGGGAAGAGGGTTGGATTGACTGGGAGGATCAGATTCTGGAGAACACTGCCCCTCTGGTTGGATTTGTTCGGATGGTTCTTCACTCTGGCAA ATATGAAAGTGGAGACAGATTAAGTGAGGAACATGAGAAAACTATTTTAGAGAAGTTACTTCCATATCACCCAGAATGTGAAAAGAAGATTGGATGTGGAGTTGACTACATTACG GTTGGATATCATCCAAATTTTGAAAGCTCACGATGTTTATTCATAGCAAGAAAGGACGGAGAGATTGTTGATTTTTCATATTGGAAATGTATGAAGGGTTTAATCAGGAAAAAGTATCCATTGTATGCAGACAGCTTCATTCTAAGACATTTCCGACACCCTAACAGTCAGCAGAAATGA